The DNA region GGTTATCCCTCTGGAGATCATCTGGAGCTGATCGTAAATATGCACCACCTCCGCATCGATGCCCAGCTCCTTCACGGCCTTTTTAGCGTTCCTCCCCGTCTTCCTACATTTTGGACAGCCCACCCCGAAAACCTCTATCTTCATGATATCTTCCTCCTTATAGAGTTCCCACCGTGATCATATAAACGAAGCCCGCTATTACGCCCATTACCACGGCGAGGGCGGCGTAATTCACTCCTCGGAGACCTTTGCCGCTTTGATCCCGCT from Candidatus Poribacteria bacterium includes:
- a CDS encoding TM0996/MTH895 family glutaredoxin-like protein, with the translated sequence MKIEVFGVGCPKCRKTGRNAKKAVKELGIDAEVVHIYDQLQMISRGITASPALVIDGELKIAGRVPTVEEIKS